A portion of the Cryptomeria japonica chromosome 5, Sugi_1.0, whole genome shotgun sequence genome contains these proteins:
- the LOC131043785 gene encoding putative UPF0481 protein At3g02645, translating to MAIRSSSVIRVGYELTIDEEDIADVTSSRIFRVPKPLRDSSDELYSPHLVSIGPFHYGTEELKGMEKSKSEAVRRMQKRIQRRDRFASVESIVENCIVHKDREIREFYGECIPYTPIQLAWMVTRDACFLYEFLVNYAKFFSSGKVIYQEEVAAFSWKCDYVFDVTYQNPTRERIMDDILLFENQIPLWVLKNLLQIQMGSTEVADQKLDVLMELLLKSAIRHKVFMWYNSDSYNMCCHVLEVVYHGMAGINVGSYTHIDAPELPDSPRDQIKVYFQNGIDSFKSISSRWRNTPSNSSHGEAINLELLKLPSVVELTQQGVKIRPVLVEEATTWASAYPALQWMRFDEDTSTLYLPQLRVTPQSDLVMRSIIVMEVSTKQRYHPRPMTQFSIFMDELIDTEEDVAVLTKADVIRNFLASDQQVADLFNSMARGITPIQGCKVIDDVRRGLHRYTRRKYKILWSEFVTAYFSKPWLVAGSMAAMAQVLREFVGGYFSLPWLIVVSMAAILLFLLTLA from the coding sequence ATGGCCATAAGGAGCAGCTCAGTAATTCGAGTGGGGTATGAGCTCACGATAGATGAAGAGGATATAGCAGATGTAACATCCTCTCGCATCTTCCGTGTGCCAAAGCCACTAAGAGACTCCAGCGATGAATTGTACAGTCCCCATCTTGTTTCTATCGGCCCTTTCCATTATGGAACGGAGGAGCTAAAAGGAATGGAGAAATCCAAATCGGAGGCAGTTCGAAGGATGCAAAAGAGAATTCAGAGGAGAGATCGATTCGCTTCTGTGGAGTCAATTGTTGAAAACTGCATAGTGCACAAGGACAGGGAGATTCGGGAATTTTACGGTGAATGTATTCCTTATACTCCCATTCAATTAGCCTGGATGGTAACGAGGGATGCTTGTTTTCTTTATGAATTTCTTGTTAATTATGCAAAATTCTTTTCCAGTGGTAAGGTTATTTATCAGGAGGAAGTGGCTGCATTCTCGTGGAAGTGTGATTATGTTTTCGATGTCACTTATCAGAACCCGACAAGGGAAAGAATTATGGACGACATACTTCtatttgaaaatcaaataccgCTTTGGGTTTTGAAGAATCTCCTTCAAATTCAGATGGGTTCTACAGAAGTGGCCGACCAAAAGTTGGACGTCTTAATGGAATTGCTGCTGAAATCTGCGATTAGACATAAAGTTTTCATGTGGTACAATTCAGATTCCTACAACATGTGCTGTCATGTCCTTGAAGTAGTCTACCACGGCATGGCTGGCATAAATGTTGGCTCCTACACCCATATTGATGCTCCGGAATTGCCAGATTCACCACGCGATCAAATAAAAGTTTACTTCCAGAATGGGATTGATTCGTTCAAGAGCATTTCTAGCCGTTGGCGTAATACCCCCTCAAATTCCAGTCATGGCGAGGCGATTAACCTGGAACTTCTGAAACTGCCATCAGTAGTGGAACTGACACAACAAGGAGTGAAGATCCGTCCAGTGTTGGTAGAAGAAGCAACAACATGGGCGTCAGCTTATCCAGCCCTTCAATGGATGAGATTTGATGAGGATACATCAACACTTTATTTACCACAACTAAGGGTAACCCCGCAATCAGATCTGGTAATGAGAAGTATTATTGTCATGGAAGTGAGCACAAAACAAAGGTACCATCCAAGACCCATGACTCAGTTTAGCATATTCATGGATGAGCTCATTGATACCGAGGAGGACGTTGCCGTGTTAACGAAGGCAGATGTTATTAGAAACTTTCTTGCAAGTGATCAACAAGTGGCAGATCTGTTCAACTCCATGGCTAGAGGGATTACCCCTATTCAGGGCTGCAAAGTAATTGATGATGTCAGAAGGGGGTTGCATAGGTATACCAGAAGAAAGTATAAGATCTTGTGGAGTGAATTTGTAACGGCTTATTTTTCCAAGCCCTGGCTGGTTGCTGGGTCGATGGCTGCTATGGCACAGGTGCTTAGGGAATTCGTAGGTGGTTATTTTTCGCTGCCATGGCTTATTGTTGTGTCCATGGCTGCCATACTGCTATTTCTTCTCACATTGGCATAA